In Castor canadensis chromosome 11, mCasCan1.hap1v2, whole genome shotgun sequence, a single genomic region encodes these proteins:
- the Nfe2l1 gene encoding endoplasmic reticulum membrane sensor NFE2L1 isoform X6: protein MTRLDRSSHGGGGHAKDSQPLNSLLAGHRVAQPPSAPGSRASAQDIDLIDILWRQDIDLGAGREVFDYSHRQKEQDVDKNLRDGGEQEDTWAGEGAEALARNLLVDGETGESFPAQFPAEVASITEAVPSESESPALQNSLLSPLLTGTESPFDLEQQWQDLMSIMEMQAMEVNTSTSEVLYNAPPGDPLSTNYSLAPNTPINQNVSLHQASLGGCSQDFSLFSPEVESLPVAGSSTLLPLVPSNSTSLNSTFGSTNLAGLFFPPQLNGTANDTAGPELPDPLGGLLDEAMLDEISLMDLAIEEGFNPVQASQLEEEFDSDSGLSLDSSHSPSSLSSSEGSSSSSSSSSSSSASSSASSSSSFSEEGAVGYSSDSETLDLEEAEGAVGYQPEYSKFCRMSYQDPSQLSCLPYLEHVGHNHTYNMAPSALDSADLPPPTTLKKGSKEKQADFLDKQMSRDEHRARAMKIPFTNDKIINLPVEEFNELLSKYQLSEAQLSLIRDIRRRGKNKMAAQNCRKRKLDTILNLERDVEDLQRDKARLLREKVEFLRSLRQMKQKVQSLYQEVFGRLRDENGRPYSPSQYALQYAGDGSVLLIPRTMADQQARRQERKPKDRRK, encoded by the exons ATGACCCGCCTGGACCGCAGCTCTCACGGTGGTGGGGGCCATGCCAAAGACAGCCAGCCCCTTAACTCATTGCTGGCTGGTCACCGGGTGGCCCAGCCCCCCTCTGCTCCTGGGTCCAGGGCTTCTGCTCAG GACATAGATCTGATTGACATCCTTTGGCGGCAGGATATTGATCTGGGGGCTGGACGTGAGGTTTTTGACTATAGTCATCGTCAGAAAGAGCAGGATGTGGATAAGAATCTGCGAGATGGAGGAGAGCAGGAGGACACCTGGGCAGGAGAGGGTGCGGAAGCTCTGGCCCGAAACCTACTAGTGGACGGAGAGACTGGGGAGAGCTTCCCTGCACAG TTCCCAGCAGAAGTTGCCAGCATCACAGAAGCAGTGCCTAGTGAAAGTGAGTCTCCAGCTCTTCAAAACAGTCTCTTGTCTCCTCTCTTGACGGGGACAGAGTCGCCATTTGATTTGGAACAGCAGTGGCAAGATCTCATGTCCATCATGGAAATGCAG GCCATGGAAGTGAACACATCAACAAGTGAAGTTCTGTACAATGCCCCTCCTGGAGACCCCCTGAGCACCAACTACAGCCTTGCTCCCAACACTCCCATCAATCAAAATGTCAGCCTGCATCAGGCATCCCTGGGGGGCTGCAGCCAGGACTTTTCACTATTCAGCCCtgaggtagagagcctgcctgtgGCTGGCAGCTCCACTCTGCTTCCGCTGGTCCCCAGCAATTCCACCAGCCTCAACTCCACCTTTGGCTCCACCAACCTGGCAGGGCTTTTTTTCCCACCCCAACTCAATGGCACAGCCAATGACACAGCAGGCCCAGAGCTGCCTGACCCTCTGGGGGGCCTATTAGATGAAGCCATGCTGGATGAGATCAGCCTGATGGACCTGGCTATCGAGGAGGGCTTCAACCCTGTGCAGGCCTCCCAGCTTGAGGAAGAGTTTGACTCTGACTCTGGCCTCTCCCTGGACTCCAGCCATAGCCCTTCTTCCCTGAGCAGCTCTGAAGGcagctcttcttcctcttcctcctcttcctcttcttccgcttcttcctctgcctcttcctcttcctccttttctgagGAAGGTGCTGTTGGCTATAGTTCTGACTCTGAGACCCTGGATTTGGAAGAGGCTGAGGGTGCAGTGGGTTACCAGCCTGAGTACTCCAAGTTCTGTCGCATGAGCTACCAGGATCCGTCTCAGCTCTCCTGCCTGCCCTACTTGGAGCATGTGGGCCACAACCACACATACAACATGGCACCCAGTGCCCTTGACTCTGCTGACCTGCCACCGCCCACAACCCTCAAGAAAGGTAGCAAGGAGAAGCAGGCCGACTTCCTGGACAAGCAGATGAGTCGGGATGAGCATCGAGCCCGTGCCATGAAGATTCCGTTCACCAATGACAAAATCATCAACCTGCCTGTAGAGGAATTCAATGAGCTGCTTTCCAAATACCAGCTGAGTGAGGCCCAGCTGAGCCTTATCCGTGACATTCGGCGCCGGGGCAAGAACAAGATGGCAGCACAGAACTGCCGCAAGCGCAAGCTGGACACCATCCTGAACCTGGAGCGTGATGTAGAGGATCTGCAACGCGATAAGGCCCGACTGCTGCGAGAAAAGGTGGAGTTCCTGCGGTCACTGCGGCAGATGAAACAGAAGGTCCAGAGCCTGTACCAAGAGGTGTTTGGGCGGCTACGGGATGAGAATGGGAGGCCCTACTCGCCCAGTCAGTATGCACTCCAGTATGCTGGGGATGGTAGTGTCCTCCTCATTCCTCGCACCATGGCTGACCAGCAGGCCCGGCGGCAGGAGAGGAAGCCAAAGGACCGGAGGAAGTGA